The following coding sequences are from one Enterococcus sp. 4G2_DIV0659 window:
- a CDS encoding DUF72 domain-containing protein, protein MIRLGLTSFNEHDKLTGKKRSTLYEYAGYLPLVEMDTAYYGIPKQSSVQEWAKSVPDNFRFVMKVYSGISCQGEWQQYYANEEEMVEAFLTSMAPIVESGKLFAFLVQFSGTFGCTKENVQYLEKIRQWFAGYPVAIELRNGSWYTSEYIKQTLSFMKTQQFSLVIVDEPQIPTNPVPFFPFVTNDQLTLFRFHGRNAAGWMANDKDWRKKRTLYRYNTEEIAELSESIEKVLTQTQEIGVIFNNNSGGDAAENLLEMKAALKLEYENLNPKQMDLF, encoded by the coding sequence ATGATTCGATTAGGATTGACCTCTTTTAATGAGCATGATAAATTAACTGGAAAAAAGCGCTCGACATTATATGAATATGCAGGGTACTTGCCTTTGGTCGAAATGGATACAGCTTATTACGGTATTCCAAAGCAAAGCTCCGTTCAGGAATGGGCAAAATCAGTTCCCGATAACTTTCGTTTCGTGATGAAAGTGTACAGTGGAATTAGCTGTCAAGGTGAGTGGCAGCAATATTACGCAAATGAGGAAGAGATGGTGGAGGCCTTTTTAACAAGTATGGCTCCAATCGTTGAAAGTGGAAAACTATTTGCTTTTCTTGTTCAATTTTCTGGGACATTTGGCTGTACGAAAGAAAATGTTCAATATTTAGAGAAAATTCGTCAATGGTTTGCTGGGTATCCAGTTGCAATTGAATTAAGAAATGGTTCATGGTACACATCGGAGTATATTAAACAAACATTGTCTTTCATGAAAACACAACAATTCTCCTTGGTGATTGTAGATGAACCTCAAATCCCAACAAACCCAGTTCCTTTTTTTCCATTTGTAACAAATGATCAATTGACTCTATTTCGTTTTCACGGACGCAATGCAGCTGGTTGGATGGCTAATGATAAAGATTGGCGCAAGAAGCGGACATTATATCGCTATAACACTGAAGAAATTGCCGAACTAAGTGAATCTATTGAAAAAGTGTTGACTCAAACACAAGAGATTGGTGTAATCTTTAATAACAATTCTGGCGGGGATGCGGCAGAGAATTTGTTGGAAATGAAAGCAGCATTAAAACTAGAATACGAAAATTTAAATCCGAAACAAATGGATCTATTTTAA